The Anabrus simplex isolate iqAnaSimp1 chromosome 1, ASM4041472v1, whole genome shotgun sequence genome window below encodes:
- the VhaAC45 gene encoding V-type proton ATPase subunit S1, whose amino-acid sequence MAVVCSCRVFFVLKFLVLIISVCGTEQVPVLIWDIVGDGSHKVPNLSPFSQLSPDEFTDHLQRMIAARESKSKPVITVFLEDNLSVEDFGWEDVEEHSTFPQLENLTAQAAKVDFLPSVHAPLKGLKALGYPWHVYQSTDDLDSHRVNERGMVLLVRLGDAEEEENRPDFLRRHDRTISTIYQDLLSKYGNLIAVYTARHSSRIEPNEEPSVRRVRSLLAVDDTQEGNNATFWRDKDNKIFLYSPVPPRVNTMTSDPSQAFNITGNDITRDDRMGYQRLVVMFTVNSTRKGTVRLRFPVSGQNYWNLEEVEYEEDGNMTLLRTSSDIYAPVGFSYHCGSEIVFKNGSITFNLTNVQIQPNVQDMKFGDAYDCVWFFSIAIWSGLFVTAILALIMIWGLTMILDIKTMDRFDDPKGKTITISASE is encoded by the coding sequence ATGGCGGTGGTGTGCAGTTGTCGAGTGTTTTTCGTTCTGAAGTTTCTCGTGTTAATAATAAGTGTTTGTGGAACCGAACAAGTTCCAGTTTTAATTTGGGATATTGTAGGTGATGGTTCACACAAGGTGCCTAATCTTTCTCCGTTTTCGCAACTGAGTCCTGATGAGTTTACAGATCACCTACAAAGAATGATTGCTGCTCGTGAGTCGAAGTCGAAGCCAGTTATCACTGTATTTCTTGAAGATAACTTGAGCGTTGAAGACTTTGGTTGGGAGGACGTTGAAGAGCATAGCACATTTCCTCAACTGGAGAATCTGACAGCCCAGGCTGCAAAAGTGGACTTTCTTCCTTCGGTACACGCCCCTCTGAAAGGTTTAAAGGCACTTGGATACCCATGGCATGTATATCAATCTACTGATGATCTAGACAGTCATCGGGTGAATGAGCGTGGAATGGTTTTGTTGGTTAGACTTGGAGatgctgaagaagaagaaaacaggccCGATTTCTTGAGGCGACATGATCGCACAATATCAACCATTTATCAGGATCTCCTGTCAAAATATGGAAACTTGATAGCAGTGTATACAGCTCGTCATTCTTCCCGAATAGAACCTAATGAAGAACCTTCAGTTCGTCGTGTACGCAGTCTTTTAGCTGTTGATGACACTCAGGAAGGAAACAATGCAACATTCTGGCGTGATAAGGATAACAAAATTTTTCTATATTCACCTGTTCCCCCTCGTGTTAATACTATGACATCAGATCCATCACAAGCATTTAATATCACTGGTAATGACATTACCAGAGATGATCGAATGGGTTATCAGCGTTTGGTTGTTATGTTTACTGTAAATTCTACTCGTAAAGGAACTGTCAGGCTAAGATTTCCAGTGTCAGGTCAAAATTACTGGAATCTTGAGGAAGTTGAGTACGAGGAGGATGGAAATATGACTTTATTGAGAACTTCATCGGATATATATGCTCCTGTAGGTTTCTCTTATCATTGTGGTTCAGAAATTGTATTCAAGAATGGTTCAATTACTTTTAATTTAACAAATGTACAGATTCAACCAAATGTTCAGGATATGAAGTTTGGAGATGCGTATGACTGTGTATGGTTTTTCTCAATTGCAATTTGGTCAGGTCTGTTTGTTACAGCCATTTTGGCTTTAATTATGATATGGGGTCTTACAATGATTTTAGATATTAAAACTATGGATCGATTTGATGATCCGAAAGGCAAAACTATCACAATTAGTGCCTCTGAGTAA